A stretch of Cyanobacterium sp. HL-69 DNA encodes these proteins:
- the gltA gene encoding citrate synthase GltA, with the protein MAQPACEYKPGLEGVPVAKSSISYVDGKEGILKYRGINIEELATKSTFLETAFLLIWGRLPSKEELDSFQVDINNHRRIKYHIRDMMKCFPESGHPMDALQTSAAALGLFYSRRALDKEEYIRDAVVRIIAKIPTMVAAFSQMREGNDSVKPNDDLNYSANFLYMLTEKEPEPLEARIFDVCLMLHAEHTMNASTFSAMVTSSTLTDPYAVVASAVGTLAGPLHGGANEEVLTMLEEIGSMENVRPYIEDCVENKKKIMGFGHRVYKVKDPRARILQQLAERLFELTGHDEYYDIALEVEKVVAEKLGHKGIYANVDFYSGLVYRKLGIKPDLFTPMFAISRVAGWLAHWREQLAVNRIFRPTQIYVGEKDGIYIPIENR; encoded by the coding sequence ATGGCACAACCAGCTTGTGAGTACAAACCAGGTTTAGAAGGAGTCCCCGTCGCCAAATCTAGCATTAGTTATGTGGATGGGAAGGAAGGTATATTAAAATATAGAGGTATAAATATTGAGGAATTAGCCACAAAAAGTACCTTTTTGGAAACTGCATTTTTATTAATTTGGGGCCGATTACCTAGTAAGGAAGAGTTGGACAGTTTTCAGGTTGATATAAATAACCATAGACGAATTAAGTATCATATTCGGGATATGATGAAGTGTTTTCCTGAAAGTGGTCATCCCATGGATGCTTTGCAAACTTCAGCAGCGGCTTTAGGTTTGTTTTATTCTCGTCGTGCTTTGGATAAGGAGGAGTACATTAGGGATGCGGTGGTGAGAATTATTGCTAAAATTCCTACCATGGTGGCTGCTTTTTCCCAGATGCGTGAGGGCAATGATTCTGTTAAGCCTAATGATGATCTGAATTATTCTGCTAATTTCTTGTATATGCTCACGGAAAAAGAGCCTGAACCTTTGGAAGCACGTATTTTTGATGTTTGCTTAATGCTTCATGCAGAGCATACCATGAATGCTTCTACTTTTTCGGCTATGGTAACATCTTCTACTTTAACGGATCCTTATGCGGTGGTGGCATCGGCGGTGGGTACTTTGGCAGGGCCTCTTCATGGGGGGGCGAATGAGGAAGTTTTGACAATGTTGGAGGAAATTGGCTCTATGGAAAATGTCCGTCCTTATATTGAGGATTGTGTTGAGAATAAGAAAAAAATTATGGGTTTTGGTCATCGGGTGTATAAGGTGAAAGATCCCCGTGCTAGAATTCTACAACAGTTAGCAGAGAGACTTTTTGAGCTTACGGGTCATGATGAATATTATGATATTGCTTTGGAGGTAGAAAAAGTTGTCGCTGAAAAATTAGGTCATAAAGGAATTTATGCCAATGTGGACTTTTATTCTGGTTTGGTGTATCGCAAGTTAGGCATTAAGCCTGATTTATTTACTCCTATGTTTGCCATATCCCGTGTGGCAGGTTGGTTGGCTCACTGGAGAGAGCAATTAGCGGTTAACCGTATTTTTAGACCTACTCAGATTTATGTGGGTGAGAAAGATGGGATTTATATTCCCATAGAAAATCGTTAA
- the secA gene encoding preprotein translocase subunit SecA translates to MFKKIFGDPNTRKLKKLQPLIAEINLLEEDFKNLSDDEMRAKTASFKEMFAKTKTKEERDDLLDEILVEAFALVREAGIRVLGMRHYDVQLLGGIVLHTGQIAEMKTGEGKTLVATLPAYLNGLTGKGVHVVTVNDYLARRDAEWMGQIHRFLGLEVGLIQGGMTSVERRKNYLADITYATNSELGFDYLRDNMATSIEEVVQRSPHYCIIDEVDSILVDEARTPLIISGQVDRPIEKYQMAAQIAQMLTKQEEEGDGGHYEVDEKARNVLLTDEGFAKAEELLGVTDLYDQENPWAHYVFNAIKAKELFTRDVNYMIRNDEVVIVDEFTGRVLAGRRWSDGLHQAMEAKEGVEIQRETQTLASITYQNFFLLYEKLSGMTGTAKTEETEFEKVYNLQVTIAPTNRPNDRNDLPDVVYKTEEAKWKAVAEECAEMHETGRPVLVGTTSVEKSELLSALLAEKKIPHNLLNARPENVERESEIVAQAGRKGAVTIATNMAGRGTDIILGGNSDYMARLKIREYFMPQVVRPEDDQLKFSVAGIDTGKKAKGQGFNSNGSGKKPKTWKATSDIFPCELSPETEAHLKEAVKLAVDNYGFQSLSELDADEKIAIAAEKAPIEDPVLIKLREAYKRIHGEYEALTSKEHDLVIEAGGLHVIGTERHESRRIDNQLRGRAGRQGDPGSTRFFLSLEDNLLRIFGGDRVAGLMNAFRVEEDMPIESGMLTRSLEGAQKKVETFYYDARKSVFEYDEVMNNQRRAIYAERRRVLQGEDLKDQVIQYAEKTMDEIVDAYVNPELPPDEWNLEALVDKAKEFIYLLQDVTVKDLEDMTANEMKTFLREEVHKAYDLKEHQIEQLQPGLMRQAERFFILQQIDTLWREHLQNMDGLREAVGLRGYGQKDPLIEYKQEGYEMFLEMMIDIRRNVVYSLFQFQPQAQPQAV, encoded by the coding sequence ATGTTTAAAAAAATATTTGGCGATCCCAACACAAGGAAATTAAAGAAGTTACAACCTCTGATTGCCGAGATTAACTTATTAGAGGAAGATTTTAAAAATTTATCAGACGATGAAATGAGGGCAAAAACAGCTTCTTTTAAGGAGATGTTTGCTAAAACCAAAACCAAAGAAGAAAGAGACGATTTGCTAGACGAAATTTTGGTGGAGGCTTTTGCCCTAGTAAGGGAAGCTGGAATAAGAGTTTTAGGTATGCGCCATTATGATGTCCAACTTTTGGGGGGCATTGTATTACATACGGGGCAAATTGCAGAGATGAAAACAGGGGAAGGTAAAACCCTTGTGGCGACTCTACCTGCATATCTTAACGGTTTGACGGGGAAAGGGGTTCATGTGGTGACGGTAAACGATTATTTGGCTCGTCGTGATGCAGAGTGGATGGGGCAAATTCATCGCTTTTTGGGTTTAGAGGTGGGTTTGATTCAAGGGGGTATGACTTCGGTAGAGCGTCGTAAGAACTATTTGGCAGATATTACCTATGCCACTAATAGTGAGTTAGGTTTCGATTATTTGCGGGACAATATGGCGACTTCCATTGAGGAAGTGGTACAACGATCGCCCCATTACTGTATCATTGACGAAGTTGACTCTATCTTGGTGGATGAAGCCCGTACACCGCTAATTATTTCGGGACAAGTCGATCGCCCCATAGAAAAATATCAAATGGCGGCTCAAATCGCCCAAATGCTCACCAAACAAGAGGAAGAAGGTGATGGTGGACATTATGAAGTGGATGAAAAAGCCCGTAATGTTTTATTAACCGATGAAGGTTTTGCTAAGGCGGAAGAGCTTTTAGGGGTCACAGACTTGTATGATCAGGAAAACCCCTGGGCTCACTATGTTTTCAATGCCATTAAAGCCAAGGAATTATTCACCCGTGATGTTAACTACATGATTCGTAATGATGAGGTGGTAATCGTGGATGAATTTACGGGGCGGGTATTGGCTGGAAGACGATGGAGCGATGGTTTGCACCAAGCCATGGAAGCCAAGGAAGGGGTTGAAATTCAACGGGAAACCCAAACTCTTGCCAGTATTACTTACCAAAATTTCTTCCTTCTATACGAAAAGTTATCAGGGATGACGGGTACCGCCAAAACCGAGGAAACAGAATTTGAGAAAGTTTACAACTTACAAGTAACCATCGCCCCTACCAATAGACCAAATGACCGTAACGATTTACCCGATGTAGTATATAAAACCGAGGAGGCTAAATGGAAAGCGGTGGCGGAAGAATGCGCCGAAATGCACGAAACGGGGCGCCCTGTATTGGTTGGTACTACCAGCGTAGAAAAATCTGAATTATTATCGGCCCTGTTGGCAGAGAAAAAGATTCCCCATAACCTCCTCAATGCCCGTCCTGAAAACGTGGAAAGGGAGTCGGAAATTGTGGCTCAGGCAGGGAGAAAAGGCGCTGTAACCATTGCCACCAACATGGCAGGCCGTGGTACGGACATCATCCTTGGCGGTAACTCTGACTATATGGCAAGGCTGAAAATTCGGGAATATTTTATGCCCCAGGTGGTGCGTCCAGAGGATGATCAATTAAAATTTAGTGTTGCTGGTATTGATACGGGCAAAAAAGCTAAAGGACAAGGGTTTAATAGTAATGGCAGTGGTAAAAAACCCAAAACGTGGAAAGCCACTTCCGATATTTTTCCCTGTGAATTATCCCCTGAAACGGAAGCTCATTTAAAAGAAGCGGTGAAGTTAGCCGTTGATAATTACGGTTTCCAAAGTTTATCAGAGTTAGATGCCGATGAAAAAATTGCGATCGCAGCGGAAAAAGCCCCCATCGAAGATCCCGTCTTGATCAAACTTCGGGAAGCCTACAAACGCATCCATGGGGAATATGAAGCCCTCACTTCCAAAGAACATGATTTGGTAATTGAAGCAGGGGGTTTACACGTAATTGGTACAGAAAGACACGAATCTCGCCGTATCGACAACCAATTGAGAGGTAGAGCCGGAAGACAAGGGGATCCTGGTTCTACTCGCTTCTTTTTGAGCCTAGAAGATAATCTATTGCGGATTTTTGGGGGCGATCGCGTGGCTGGACTCATGAACGCCTTTAGGGTAGAAGAAGATATGCCCATCGAGTCTGGAATGTTAACCCGCTCCCTCGAAGGCGCTCAGAAAAAAGTAGAAACCTTCTACTACGATGCCCGTAAAAGCGTCTTTGAATATGACGAAGTCATGAACAACCAGAGACGAGCCATTTATGCTGAACGTCGTCGAGTATTGCAAGGAGAAGATTTGAAAGATCAGGTCATCCAGTATGCCGAAAAAACCATGGATGAAATCGTAGATGCCTACGTTAATCCAGAGTTACCCCCCGATGAATGGAACCTGGAGGCGCTCGTGGATAAAGCCAAAGAATTTATTTATCTGCTCCAAGATGTCACCGTCAAAGACTTAGAAGACATGACTGCCAACGAAATGAAAACCTTTTTAAGGGAAGAAGTCCACAAAGCCTATGACTTAAAAGAACATCAAATCGAACAACTCCAACCAGGCCTCATGCGTCAAGCCGAGCGCTTCTTTATCCTCCAACAAATCGACACCCTCTGGCGTGAACATTTACAAAACATGGACGGATTACGCGAAGCCGTTGGTTTAAGGGGTTATGGACAAAAAGATCCCCTCATTGAATACAAACAAGAGGGTTACGAAATGTTCTTGGAAATGATGATTGATATTCGTCGTAACGTCGTTTATTCTCTTTTCCAATTCCAACCCCAAGCCCAACCCCAAGCTGTATAA
- the sixA gene encoding phosphohistidine phosphatase SixA, translating to MKIYLIRHGIAQERVGGEDNPQRALTPKGIAKTNQVAQKFKAIETLCNLILFSPYVRAKQSAQILLDYNLAPTMEENTALLPNGDIQSWIHWLQNSDYTEEDNLILVGHQPDLANWAEILIWGGNNGKITLKKAGIIGINILDMGNPIGNSELFLLTSPKWLLTPIDS from the coding sequence ATGAAAATCTATTTAATTCGTCACGGCATCGCCCAAGAAAGAGTGGGAGGAGAAGATAACCCCCAAAGGGCATTAACTCCCAAAGGAATAGCTAAAACTAATCAGGTGGCTCAAAAATTTAAAGCCATAGAAACCCTGTGTAATCTCATTCTTTTCAGTCCCTATGTTCGGGCAAAACAAAGCGCTCAAATCCTTTTAGATTATAACCTTGCTCCTACCATGGAAGAAAATACCGCTTTGCTTCCTAATGGTGATATTCAATCATGGATTCACTGGTTACAAAACTCGGATTATACTGAAGAAGATAATTTAATTTTGGTCGGTCATCAACCTGATTTGGCTAACTGGGCAGAAATATTAATATGGGGTGGTAATAACGGAAAGATAACCTTAAAAAAAGCAGGAATAATTGGCATTAACATTTTGGATATGGGTAATCCCATTGGTAATAGTGAACTATTTTTACTTACCTCTCCTAAGTGGTTGTTAACACCAATTGACAGTTGA
- a CDS encoding NifU-like protein, giving the protein MALALTNDNVEQVLDDLRPYLMADGGNVELVEIDGPTVKLRLQGACGSCPSSAMTLRMGIERRLREYIPEIAEVEQVI; this is encoded by the coding sequence ATGGCTTTAGCTTTGACCAATGACAATGTAGAACAGGTTTTGGATGATTTACGCCCTTATTTAATGGCGGATGGTGGTAATGTCGAATTAGTCGAAATTGATGGTCCTACGGTAAAACTAAGATTACAAGGGGCTTGTGGCTCTTGTCCTAGTTCTGCTATGACTTTAAGAATGGGCATCGAGCGTCGTTTAAGGGAATATATCCCCGAAATTGCAGAAGTAGAACAGGTTATATAG
- a CDS encoding serpin family serine protease inhibiter: MLNNNQGKILLATFLLLTASFVAINPNLDKIFTTNNAVYAERDDSSITESETKQLDEKIVNANRNFAFKLFSAIREEDETENVFISAPSISIALNLLNNGADGDTREEIKQVLELQEISLPEINQQYKILQTLLQNQKESTLSINNSLWIREGFPVKPDFLSQNREYYESEVSALDFDSPDAVDTINNWVSDATEEKITSIIESISPEDVLFLINAIYFNGEWQQAFDPELTQEMDFTQSNGEVIQHPLMSREGNFAYVENDDLQIIRLPYGESEDLAMYVVLPQEESSLNAVMGELNADTWQEWTASLNRREGTIRLPRFTVEYDISLNDVLQKLGLSKAFTNEADFTNLTDEPVSIDQVKHKTFIDVNEEGTEAAAVTSIGVRVTSLPVDPPFEMSVNRPFFYAIQDETTDTILFMGTVNSL, translated from the coding sequence ATGCTAAACAATAATCAAGGCAAAATATTACTAGCAACTTTTTTACTATTAACCGCTAGTTTTGTGGCAATTAATCCTAATTTAGATAAAATTTTTACCACTAATAACGCTGTCTATGCAGAAAGAGATGATTCCAGTATAACCGAATCTGAAACTAAGCAGTTAGATGAAAAAATTGTCAATGCTAATCGTAATTTTGCTTTCAAGTTGTTTTCTGCCATTCGAGAAGAAGATGAGACAGAAAATGTTTTTATTTCTGCTCCCAGTATTTCCATTGCTTTAAATTTGTTAAATAATGGTGCAGATGGTGATACTAGGGAAGAAATTAAACAGGTTTTAGAGTTGCAAGAAATTAGCCTCCCTGAAATTAATCAGCAATATAAAATTTTACAAACACTATTGCAAAATCAAAAAGAAAGCACCCTTTCTATTAATAATTCTCTTTGGATTCGAGAGGGTTTTCCTGTTAAGCCAGACTTTTTGAGCCAAAATAGGGAATATTATGAGAGTGAAGTTTCAGCCCTAGATTTTGATAGCCCTGATGCGGTAGATACTATCAACAATTGGGTTAGTGACGCTACGGAAGAGAAGATTACCAGTATTATTGAATCTATCTCCCCTGAAGATGTTTTATTTCTTATTAATGCCATTTATTTTAACGGAGAATGGCAACAAGCATTTGATCCTGAATTAACCCAAGAGATGGATTTTACCCAATCTAATGGGGAGGTTATTCAGCATCCTCTCATGAGTCGAGAGGGGAATTTTGCTTATGTAGAAAATGATGATTTACAAATTATTCGTTTACCTTATGGTGAATCGGAGGATTTGGCGATGTATGTGGTTTTACCCCAAGAAGAATCTAGTTTAAATGCTGTGATGGGAGAATTAAATGCGGATACATGGCAGGAGTGGACTGCTAGTTTAAACCGTCGGGAAGGGACTATTCGTTTGCCAAGATTTACCGTGGAATATGATATTTCATTGAATGATGTACTTCAAAAGTTAGGTCTTTCTAAGGCTTTTACTAATGAGGCTGATTTTACCAATTTAACTGATGAACCTGTCTCCATTGATCAGGTAAAACATAAGACTTTTATTGATGTAAATGAGGAGGGTACGGAGGCAGCAGCAGTTACTTCTATTGGTGTTCGAGTTACTTCTCTTCCCGTAGATCCTCCTTTTGAAATGTCAGTAAATCGTCCTTTCTTTTATGCAATTCAGGATGAAACAACTGACACTATTTTGTTTATGGGAACGGTTAATAGTTTGTAG
- the wecB gene encoding UDP-N-acetylglucosamine 2-epimerase WecB, translating to MSAQKTICITLGTRPEAIKLAPVIQTFQQASDFDTKVILTGQHREMVAQVMDIFGLSADEDLDIMQPNQTLSDITYRSLQGLEKIFKKIQPQLVIAQGDTTTAFAAALASFYQQIPVGHVEAGLRTNNIYNPFPEEANRRLISQITQLHFAPTTLAVENLENSGVTGEIHHTGNTVIDALLSVADKNPPCDVEGLNWDKYRVLLTTVHRRENWGEPLQDIIKGMQLILDQFPDVAILLPLHRNPTVRNPLKEAFDNHERVFLTEPLDYQELVGAIKRCFFLLTDSGGLQEEAPSLGKPVLVLRETTERPEAVTAGTAKLIGTNSDTIFKSAQALLTNKNSYEEMAGAINPFGDGKAGDRILKITRNYLS from the coding sequence ATGTCCGCCCAAAAAACGATCTGCATTACCCTCGGTACAAGGCCAGAAGCCATCAAACTAGCTCCCGTTATTCAAACCTTTCAACAAGCCTCTGACTTTGACACCAAAGTAATTTTAACAGGGCAACATCGGGAAATGGTTGCTCAGGTAATGGACATTTTTGGCTTGAGTGCCGATGAAGACTTGGATATAATGCAACCCAATCAAACCCTCAGCGACATCACCTATCGCAGTTTGCAGGGGTTAGAAAAGATCTTTAAAAAAATACAACCTCAATTAGTCATCGCCCAAGGGGACACTACCACCGCTTTTGCAGCTGCCCTCGCTTCATTTTATCAACAAATACCCGTAGGTCATGTGGAGGCCGGATTACGCACCAATAATATTTATAATCCCTTCCCTGAAGAAGCCAACCGTCGTCTAATTTCCCAAATTACTCAACTCCATTTTGCCCCCACTACCCTAGCAGTGGAAAATCTTGAAAATTCAGGGGTAACAGGGGAAATTCACCATACAGGTAACACGGTTATTGATGCTTTGTTATCCGTGGCTGACAAAAATCCTCCCTGTGATGTGGAGGGGTTAAATTGGGATAAATATCGGGTTTTGTTAACTACAGTCCATCGCCGAGAAAATTGGGGCGAACCTTTGCAGGACATTATTAAGGGAATGCAGTTAATTTTAGATCAATTTCCTGATGTTGCCATACTCCTTCCCTTGCACCGCAATCCAACTGTGAGAAATCCTCTCAAAGAGGCTTTTGATAACCATGAAAGGGTATTTTTAACCGAACCCTTGGACTATCAAGAATTAGTAGGAGCAATTAAGCGTTGTTTTTTCCTTTTAACTGATTCTGGCGGTTTACAAGAAGAAGCTCCCAGTTTAGGAAAACCTGTCTTAGTTTTACGGGAAACGACGGAAAGACCAGAAGCTGTCACCGCAGGAACAGCTAAACTGATCGGCACAAATTCAGATACAATTTTTAAATCAGCCCAAGCATTATTAACTAATAAAAACAGTTATGAAGAAATGGCGGGGGCAATTAATCCTTTTGGGGATGGTAAAGCGGGCGATCGCATCTTAAAAATTACCAGAAATTATTTAAGTTAA